In Acropora muricata isolate sample 2 chromosome 13, ASM3666990v1, whole genome shotgun sequence, the DNA window CAGTACCTAAACAGATTCCTGCCATGTCTGTCCAATATCACCAGGCCATTAAGAGAACTAACTCACACCAATAGAAGCTTTGAAGAGAGCAGTGTCTGCCACGCCAGTATTGCGTTACTACAACTTAGAGGACGAAGTGACACTTCAGTGTAATACCTCTCAGTTTGGGTTAGGTGCTGCCCTGTTGCAGAATGAACAGCCCGTAGCCTATGCATCTAGAGCCATTTCCAACGCAGAAACACGTTATGCTCAGATTGAAAAGGAACTGCTCGCGATTGTTTTCGCGTGTAAGCGTTTCGAGTCGTACGTGTATGGTCGTGACACGATACGAGTGGAGAGCGATCATGAGCCATTAGAAGCAATCTTTTCGAAGCCACTTTATTCAGCGCCCAAGTGACTGCAGCGGATGTTGTTGAGGCTGCCGAAATGCAACCTGCAAGTTGTTTACAAAAAAGGAACACAGATGTTTCTGGCTGATACCATAAGCAGAGCCTTCCTGCCTGAGATCAACGCCGGTGACTTCAACACCAAACTTGAGGAAGTTGATCATCAAGCCTGCCTACCAGTCAGCACAAACCGCTGGCAACAGATCAAGCACGCCTCTGCTGATGACCCAGTCCTGCAGCAACTATGGACAACCATACGTGAAGGATGGCCAGAGAGTCGGTCGGACCTTCCTGAACCCCTTTACCCATACTTCGACTTTAGAGACCTCCTGACCGTCCAGAACGACCTTGCTTTTAAGGGTCAATGTCTTGTGGTACCAGCCAGCCTATGCAAGGAGCTTATGGCAGTTGTGCACAGCTCACACATCGGCATGGAAGGGTGCATCCACAGAGCACATGACACTCACAACTGGCCTCACGTGGCAACAGAACCGAGGGAGTACATCGCCAAGTTCGACATATGTTCGTCACACCCCACAGAACAGAGCAAAAAACCCCTCCTACAACAAGAAGTGATAGCCAGACCTTGGGCAAAAGTTGCTGCTGACCTATGAGAGCTGGACAACCGCACCTTGCTCGTCACCACTGACTACTACAGCAACTTCATTGAAGCTGCTCATTTAAACTCTGTGACCTCTCGTAGCGTcatcaaagaaatgaaagctGTATTTGCTAGGTATGGCATACCTGACGTACTCTTCACGGTTCAGTTAAAATAAAAGATGACTAAAATGGTTGGAGTGACCAGGGGGAGGTAAACTTTTGGGCGAGTGAAAACTTATCCGGGCGAGTGCATTTCGAAGGTTACTCGCCCGAATGGCGAGTGCTCTCAAAATTAAGTGTCCAACCCTGATATAGTGAAGGTTAGTTTTCATCATTATCTTCCCTAGAGTTTGTCGGTGTAATTTTATGCCTCCTGATTAAAGTAAGACcaacaaaacatttttgtaaCACCTCTGACTTGACACTTCAAGGTCTTCAACGGGATTGACCTGTTTGCACTAAAAGCACCCCCCAAGGAGCCAACAAGATACGCTACCCGGCTAGCTGGAGTTTTATTTTCCAAAGAGGAGCTGCTTGGTGGGATGATTCCCCCACTAAATGAAAAGTATGCCAGGATTGCTCTAGATGCTGAGAAGATTGAGATCATGAGAAGGAAGTCTtagcaaaattaaaattgtatAACCCTGATTTGTATAACTTTATATGCTCACAAATGTTTCGCACTCCTTTGCTAATCATTATATAATGTGATCactaaaacaacagaaaatgCCAAAATCTGAAAGCTTCCCTAGTCATTTTTTTGAGATTGCCAAGGAGAATTCATATGTGGAGGCCTGTTCATCATTCGTTTGCGTGCTTGTTACGTAGCTCAGTCACACTAAGCCTCATCCTTGTTGTAAGAACCTGTAAAACTCTACAGATAAtgtaaaacagaaaactatAAAACATTAAAAGAGTTTAAAGAACTCCAGAAAgagttaaacaaagaaaaagattcACAGCATCTTATGCCAAGGTCTCTTCATATTTGACTCTAGCATGAACCTTTCttgaagagaaaataaaattattgactgTGATTTAGTGACTGGGTACTTTCTCAAGATGGTGATCAGTGCATTGCTTGTGAAACGTTCTTAATTACCATTTGTAAGGGCCTGTAGCCATTCAAATTTAGCCTTTATCGCGAAGAACAGTGAGCCATTGCATGATCCTATTCACTGTCAATGACCTTTTTTCTATTGTGTAGTCATTCCAAACATCCTTggttgaccttttttttttcctttttatagaACATATTGCCAAGAAATACACACAGAGAGTCCTGGAAAAGATATGGGGGGACATAAGAAGGGCAGTGAATAAAAAATGTAATGACCTAAGGAAAAAGAGTTAGAACAACATTAATAGAACCACCTTATTTTTTATCAGTGCGTGTTTTTTACCGTAGTTCCTAAAACACTGAACCACCTACAACATGACCCATAAGAAAGCAAAAGGATCTCACTGACTAGACATCCATGTTGTGAACCAGGAGGcatgggaatttttttttttatattgtatGTTTGCAAGTTGATGATTTGCTGGTAGACTTTGCCAATCTAATGCAAGTACAAGACCTTTAAGCAATTTCAAATGATGCGTTTGAAAATTACAACGGTAATATCAGTCGAGAAAAAGATCTTAATGCTGGTGATAGCGTGGAGCTGCAGGAAATCTATGGTTGATAGGAGGCTCAAGAGGTCAGGAAAAAACTTTACGATTCAAAGATTGAACAATATACCACAGACGCCGCATCCCATTTGAATAAACAAGTCTCGGAAGATTTAACTTGTGATAAGACTTCAACTTCTCGAGGCTCAGTCAGATCG includes these proteins:
- the LOC136895402 gene encoding uncharacterized protein; the encoded protein is MLLRLPKCNLQVVYKKGTQMFLADTISRAFLPEINAGDFNTKLEEVDHQACLPVSTNRWQQIKHASADDPVLQQLWTTIREGWPESRSDLPEPLYPYFDFRDLLTVQNDLAFKGQCLVVPASLCKELMAVVHSSHIGMEGCIHRAHDTHNWPHVATEPREYIAKFDICSSHPTEQSKKPLLQQEVIARPWAKVAADL